In one Deltaproteobacteria bacterium genomic region, the following are encoded:
- a CDS encoding M23 family metallopeptidase: MMFRIIKFVGIIAILIFFACETSFLGAKASERGLVETTAVDPITSCAIGRWLNNCDIKTAITRGLFETGLTPVFPEHTSCREIDEGYAISYSKKRPREMYHGGIDIPAPWGMPIIAAAAGEVVGVYHGNDSPRGVEIVLRHSPEDTGIPLWIYTQYTHFSEIPSLKVGQRVRMGEILGKTGNSGISPFTGKQSNKRRPALHFGVFYSVSSEYANFGDRIIQVDGHWMDPVALFRKELPLDSISMKALPEMKKQIPISVMLDNGEAFPANTKLVWPYACMQK; this comes from the coding sequence ATGATGTTTCGTATCATCAAGTTTGTGGGAATAATTGCTATATTAATTTTTTTCGCTTGTGAGACATCGTTTTTAGGTGCAAAAGCAAGTGAAAGAGGTTTAGTGGAAACTACTGCCGTAGATCCAATTACGAGTTGTGCTATTGGCCGCTGGCTTAATAATTGCGATATTAAGACTGCCATTACACGAGGGCTTTTTGAAACTGGTTTGACCCCTGTCTTTCCTGAACACACCTCTTGCCGTGAAATTGATGAAGGCTATGCAATATCATACTCTAAAAAGCGACCACGCGAGATGTATCACGGAGGAATTGATATTCCAGCACCGTGGGGAATGCCGATTATTGCAGCGGCTGCAGGTGAAGTTGTAGGTGTGTATCACGGCAACGATAGTCCCAGAGGCGTAGAGATTGTTTTGCGTCATTCTCCAGAAGATACAGGAATTCCATTGTGGATATACACCCAATATACCCACTTTTCGGAAATTCCATCTCTAAAAGTCGGACAACGTGTGCGTATGGGCGAAATACTGGGCAAAACAGGGAACTCAGGAATTAGCCCTTTTACAGGCAAGCAAAGTAATAAGCGCCGCCCTGCACTTCATTTTGGAGTGTTTTATAGTGTTAGCAGTGAATATGCGAATTTTGGCGACAGGATAATCCAAGTTGACGGTCATTGGATGGACCCTGTTGCGCTTTTTAGAAAAGAACTACCTCTAGACTCTATCTCAATGAAGGCATTGCCAGAGATGAAAAAACAGATTCCTATTTCTGTCATGCTTGACAATGGTGAGGCATTTCCTGCTAATACAAAACTTGTGTGGCCATACGCTTGCATGCAAAAATAG
- a CDS encoding BrnT family toxin, whose amino-acid sequence MEFEWDPKKSAANKRRHDITFQEASTVFGDHLAMTFADPDHSKNEERYLTFGLSKQNRLLVVSHTDRGEKTRIISARLMERKERRIYEEG is encoded by the coding sequence ATGGAATTTGAGTGGGATCCAAAAAAGTCTGCTGCAAATAAGCGAAGGCATGACATCACGTTTCAGGAGGCATCAACGGTTTTTGGAGACCATTTGGCTATGACCTTTGCAGACCCCGACCATTCCAAGAATGAAGAGCGGTATCTTACTTTTGGGCTGTCAAAACAAAACCGTCTGCTCGTTGTTTCACATACTGACCGCGGAGAAAAGACAAGGATTATAAGTGCGCGTCTTATGGAGCGCAAGGAAAGGAGAATCTATGAAGAAGGCTAA
- a CDS encoding MBL fold metallo-hydrolase: MKVTILGCGTSTGVPVIGCPCSVCTSPNPKDKRTRTSVIITINGKNILIDTSTDLRQQAIANNVQRIDAVIYTHPHADHIHGIDELRSFNMLQKEKIPCYGSEFTINRIKEMFNYIFTTEEKESWKPELEIFKITSAFEVCDIKIQPVDVMHGQMSIFGYRIENFGYITDCSLVPDKSKEMLKGIEVLVLGALREKPHPTHFSISQAVELVQELKPKQTILTHLSHNIGFEETNKSLPDGIELAYDGMEIEI; encoded by the coding sequence TTGAAGGTCACAATACTTGGCTGCGGCACATCAACAGGTGTGCCTGTAATAGGCTGTCCATGCAGTGTCTGCACATCCCCAAATCCAAAAGATAAAAGGACAAGGACATCAGTGATTATAACCATAAACGGTAAGAATATCCTCATTGACACATCAACGGATTTAAGACAGCAGGCAATTGCAAATAATGTCCAGAGGATTGATGCTGTCATATACACGCACCCGCATGCAGACCATATCCATGGTATAGATGAACTCCGAAGTTTTAATATGCTTCAAAAAGAGAAAATCCCATGTTACGGCAGTGAGTTCACAATAAATCGTATAAAAGAGATGTTTAATTATATCTTCACAACAGAGGAAAAAGAGAGTTGGAAACCAGAACTTGAGATATTTAAGATTACCTCTGCATTTGAGGTTTGCGATATAAAGATTCAGCCAGTGGATGTCATGCATGGACAAATGAGCATCTTTGGCTACAGGATAGAAAACTTTGGCTACATAACAGACTGTAGTTTGGTGCCTGACAAATCCAAAGAGATGTTAAAAGGCATTGAAGTGTTGGTGTTAGGTGCATTGCGGGAAAAACCACACCCAACGCATTTTAGTATTTCACAGGCAGTGGAACTTGTTCAAGAACTAAAACCAAAGCAAACTATCCTAACTCATTTAAGTCATAACATAGGTTTTGAAGAAACAAATAAATCGCTTCCTGACGGAATTGAACTTGCGTATGATGGCATGGAAATAGAAATATAA